A section of the Petrimonas sulfuriphila genome encodes:
- a CDS encoding 2-oxoglutarate dehydrogenase E1 component yields the protein MDTRKELNFMDIGAIEELYKQYMENPESVDESFRFFFQGFDLATRHFPAKPQEIKGDVGVSTKEIAVMNLITGYRRRGHLFTKTNPVRSRRQYSPTLDLDNFNLSESDLDKEFEAGKEIGIGRATLREIVEHLSETYCKSIGVEYRYMTKPEIVQWLQQKMESSKNQETLPNEKKLHILNSLIEASGFEDYMHRKYVGQKRFSLEGSEAIIPALDAIVSHGGSYDVNDIVIGMAHRGRLNVLTNIMKKPYSQVFRGFTAENYGEEIKYGDVKYHLGYNNTIDYEGRKISVSLAPNPSHLEAVGPVVEGIAKAKLEQEHDFQYNQVLPILIHGDAAIAGQGVVYETIQFSKLDGYKTGGTIHIVINNQVGFTTNYLQGRSSTYCTDVAKVTQSPVFHVNGDDVEAMVFVAKLALEFRQKFNIDVFIDLLSYRKYGHNEGDEPRFTQPKLYDIIAKHKNPREIYAGKLISQGVLTQLEYETRVADFHKVLDQAYETANESTQLNIQLFLEEKYKGIRFPKAEDFETIANTKISKEMFLELAEKITSLPKDKHFYNKTVRLFSQRAGMIKDDSYDWAMGELMAYASLAKENYPVRLSGQDSERGTFSHRHAEIITEDGEEKYFPLKNLGGEHAMVRVYNSPLNEYGVLGFEYGYSLANPFGLTIWEAQFGDFFNVGQVIVDQYISAAQEKWGVKSGLVMFLPHGYEGQGAEHSSGRIERFLNLCANFNMQVVNPTTPANHFHAIRRQLHRDIRVPLIAFTPKSLLRHPDCTSTIADFTEGHFQEIIADNSLKSLSKATKLLLCSGKIYYELDAARKEANADHLSIIRIEQLYPFPEKQLQKILKNYSKDIKLVWVQEEPLNMGAALFVKHWIGDRSLQIISRPSSGVTAEGLTALHKIHQAEIIKEAIQ from the coding sequence ATGGATACCCGCAAAGAGTTAAATTTTATGGATATTGGAGCCATAGAAGAATTGTATAAACAGTATATGGAAAATCCGGAAAGTGTCGATGAAAGCTTTCGTTTTTTCTTTCAGGGTTTTGATTTAGCCACCAGGCATTTCCCTGCCAAGCCACAGGAAATAAAGGGGGATGTCGGAGTTTCCACCAAGGAAATAGCCGTAATGAACCTGATTACCGGATACAGACGTAGAGGACACCTGTTTACCAAAACCAATCCGGTCCGTTCGCGCCGTCAATATTCACCTACACTCGATCTGGATAATTTCAATCTTTCCGAAAGCGATCTGGACAAGGAATTCGAAGCCGGGAAAGAGATCGGAATCGGCAGAGCAACCTTGAGAGAAATTGTCGAACATTTAAGTGAGACCTATTGTAAATCCATCGGCGTGGAATACCGTTACATGACGAAACCGGAAATCGTGCAATGGTTACAACAAAAAATGGAAAGCAGCAAAAACCAGGAAACCCTTCCCAACGAAAAAAAACTGCACATCCTCAACAGCCTGATCGAAGCATCGGGGTTTGAAGATTATATGCACAGAAAATACGTGGGGCAAAAACGGTTTTCACTGGAAGGCTCGGAAGCTATTATTCCAGCCCTGGACGCCATCGTTTCTCACGGAGGATCGTACGACGTAAACGATATTGTAATAGGAATGGCCCACCGGGGAAGGCTCAACGTACTGACAAACATCATGAAAAAGCCGTACTCCCAGGTTTTTCGCGGATTTACCGCTGAAAACTACGGAGAAGAGATAAAGTACGGCGACGTAAAATATCACCTGGGGTATAACAATACTATCGATTACGAGGGACGAAAAATTTCCGTCAGCCTGGCACCCAACCCTTCCCACCTGGAAGCAGTAGGTCCTGTGGTGGAAGGAATTGCCAAAGCCAAGTTGGAACAGGAACATGATTTTCAATACAATCAGGTGTTACCCATTTTGATACACGGTGATGCCGCCATTGCCGGACAAGGAGTTGTTTACGAGACCATCCAGTTCTCAAAACTGGATGGATACAAAACAGGAGGAACCATCCATATCGTAATAAACAACCAGGTGGGGTTCACCACCAACTACCTGCAGGGACGCTCCAGCACCTACTGTACCGACGTTGCCAAAGTAACCCAGTCGCCTGTTTTCCATGTAAACGGAGACGACGTGGAAGCCATGGTCTTTGTCGCAAAGTTGGCACTGGAGTTCCGTCAGAAATTCAATATCGACGTGTTTATCGATCTACTTTCGTACCGAAAATACGGGCACAACGAAGGTGACGAACCCCGTTTTACGCAACCCAAGTTATACGACATCATTGCTAAACATAAGAATCCGCGGGAAATTTATGCCGGGAAACTGATCAGCCAGGGAGTACTCACCCAACTGGAATACGAAACCCGGGTGGCAGACTTCCACAAGGTGCTGGATCAGGCATATGAAACTGCCAACGAAAGCACGCAATTGAATATCCAACTTTTTCTTGAAGAAAAATACAAGGGTATAAGGTTTCCCAAAGCAGAGGATTTCGAGACCATTGCCAATACCAAAATATCGAAAGAGATGTTTCTGGAATTAGCGGAAAAGATAACGTCATTGCCGAAGGACAAGCACTTCTACAATAAAACCGTCCGGCTGTTTTCACAAAGAGCCGGCATGATTAAAGACGATTCATACGATTGGGCGATGGGCGAATTGATGGCTTATGCATCGCTGGCAAAGGAAAATTATCCCGTTCGGTTGAGCGGACAGGATTCCGAGCGGGGAACTTTCTCGCACCGTCATGCTGAAATCATAACCGAAGACGGTGAAGAAAAATACTTTCCACTGAAGAACTTAGGCGGTGAGCACGCCATGGTGCGTGTGTACAATTCACCACTCAACGAATACGGAGTGCTGGGTTTTGAATACGGATATTCACTCGCCAATCCTTTCGGGTTAACTATCTGGGAAGCTCAGTTTGGAGACTTTTTTAACGTGGGGCAGGTAATCGTGGATCAATATATTTCTGCCGCACAGGAAAAGTGGGGCGTGAAATCGGGTTTGGTGATGTTTCTGCCACACGGATACGAAGGACAGGGAGCCGAGCATTCGAGCGGAAGAATTGAACGTTTTTTGAACCTGTGTGCCAACTTTAACATGCAAGTGGTTAACCCTACAACGCCGGCTAATCATTTTCATGCCATCCGCCGCCAATTGCATCGCGATATCCGGGTTCCTTTGATCGCATTTACACCGAAAAGCTTGTTGCGCCATCCCGACTGTACATCGACCATCGCTGATTTTACCGAGGGGCATTTCCAGGAAATAATTGCCGACAACAGCCTAAAATCCCTGTCGAAAGCAACCAAACTGCTGTTGTGTTCGGGTAAAATCTATTACGAACTGGATGCTGCACGCAAAGAAGCTAATGCAGACCACCTTTCCATTATCCGTATTGAGCAACTCTATCCCTTCCCCGAAA